Within Pseudomonas alloputida, the genomic segment GCCGGTGTTTCATCACCGTCCTGGATCATGCCGCGACGTCGGCTCAAGTCGCCGAGGATGTCGCCCTGATATTCCTCCGGCGTCACCACCTCTACCTTCATCACCGGCTCCAGCAACACTGCGCCGCCTTTCTGCGACAACTGCTTGGTGGCCATTGACGCGGCGATCTTGTAGGCCATCTCGTTTGAGTCGACATCGTGGTACGAGCCGTCGAACACGGCGGCCTTGAGGTTGATCAGTGGGTAGCCGGCAAGCACGCCGTTCTTCATTTGCTCCTCGATACCCTTCTGGATGGCCGGGATGTACTCGCGGGGTACCACGCCGCCGACGATCTCATTGATGAACTCCAGGCCTTCTTTGCCTTCATCACCGGGGGCGAAACGGATCCAGCAATGGCCGTATTGGCCACGGCCACCGGACTGGCGCACGAAACGCCCCTCGATCTCGCAGGTATTGCGGATTTTTTCCCGGTAGGCCACCTGCGGCTTGCCGATGTTGGCCTCGACGTTGAACTCGCGGCGCATGCGGTCGACGATGATGTCCAGGTGCAGCTCGCCCATGCCCGAGATGATGGTCTGGCCAGTCTCTTCATCGGTACGCACGCGGAATGAGGGGTCTTCCTGGGCCAGCTTGCCCAGCGCGATGCCCATTTTTTCCTGGTCGGCCTTGGTTTTCGGCTCTACTGCGACGGAAATCACCGGGTCGGGGAAGTCCATGCGTTCGAGAATGATCGGTTTGTCCATGTCGCACAGGGTGTCGCCGGTGGTCACGTCCTTCATGCCGATCAGTGCGGCGATATCGCCGGCACACACGTCCTTGATTTCGGCACGCTGGTTGGCATGCATCTGTACCATGCGGCCGATGCGTTCCTTCTTGCCTTTGACCGAGTTGAGTACCGCATTGCCTGAACTGAGCACGCCGGAATAAACGCGGGCGAAGGTGAGGGTGCCGACGAACGGGTCGGTGGCGATCTTGAAAGCCAGTGCCGAGAACGGCTCTTTGTCGTCGGCGTGCCGTTCCAGGTGCTTTTCTTCATCATCCGGGTCGGTGCCGCGGATGGCAGGAATTTCCGACGGGGCGGGCAGGTAGTCGATCACCGCGTCGAGCATCAGCGGCACGCCCTTGTTCTTGAACGATGAGCCGAGGATGGTGGGCACGATTTCGTTGGCAATGGTGCGCTGGCGCAACCCGGCCTTGATCTCTTCGATGCTCAGCTCCTCGCCATCGAGAAACTTCATGGTCAGCTCGTCATTGGCCTCGGCCGCAGCTTCGATCATGTGCGCGCGCCATTCGTCGGCCAGAGCCTTCAGTTCGGCGGGGATTTCTTCTTCGCGGTAGCTGGTGCCCTGGTCGGCATCGTTCCAGTAGATGGCCTTCATCTTCACCAGGTCGATCTGGCCCATGAAGTTTTCTTCGCTGCCGATGGCCAGCTGGATGGGCACCGGGTGGTGCCCCAGACGTTGATCGATCTGCTTGACCACGCGCAGGAAGTCGGCCCCCTGGCGGTCCATCTTGTTGATGTAGGCCAAGCGTGGCACGTGGTACTTGTTGGCCTGGCGCCAGACTGTCTCGGACTGCGGCTCGACGCCGTCCGCGCCGCTGAAAACCACGACCGCGCCATCGAGCACGCGCAATGAGCGCTCCACCTCGATGGTGAAATCGACGTGGCCTGGGGTGTCGATGATGTTGAAACGGTACTTGTGGGCGAACTGCTTGGTCGAGCCTTGCCAGAATGCTGTGGTCGCCGCCGAGGTGATGGTGATGCCGCGTTCCTGCTCCTGGGCCATCCAGTCCATGGTCGCCGCGCCATCGTGCACTTCGCCCATCTTGTGGTTGACCCCGGTGTAGAACAGGATCCGCTCGGTGGTCGTGGTCTTGCCGGCATCCACGTGGGCGACGATGCCGATATTGCGGTACAGCTCGATGGGCGTTGTGCGGGCCATGGCGGACTACCTGTGGGTGGACGGATTCCACCAAGTTAGCAGACCGGTGGAATCCTGCCCTGCCACCGGGCCGTCAGTCGGTCTGGGCTTGCAGCATCCACTGGCCATCCACTTCACGGGCCAGGCCGCTGGCCGGCAGCAAGGCCAGCAGGCGCGTGTGCAGGGCGGCCTCGGTGAAGGTCTTGAGGATGGTCAGGTCCAGCGCACCGACCAGGTTGAGATCAGCCTTGGTGTACGACAGCCAGGCTTTTTTCAACACCTGGGCGACGTCGCTGCCAGCGGTGCTGGCGAACCGGCGGTGCCACTGGCGGCCTTCGAAGGTGAAGTTGTGCGCGTGGCTGTAGGTGCTTTGGTCGGCACCTTCTACGCAGCGGTGGCAGCGGCATGGGCCCTCGCCGAAGGCATTGCGCAGGTAGCTGTTGAAGTCCACGACGGGCTTGAGGGACAGGCGTTTGTCGACTTCGAACAGGTCGGCGATCAGGGGTTCTTCGGCGCTCACTCGGGATCCTCGTGTGGTGTGGCGTGCATCGGCGGGCACCCTAACAGATCGGGGCATTCAGATCACCTGTTGCAGGCCCGGCTCTTCCCAGGCAGACCCGCCCCTCACAGGTGCCCTGCATACCCCAAGCAACATGCGATCGCTGTGGGAGCGGGCGTGCCCGCGAAGAGGCCAGTAGAGACAACAGAGACGGCCTGCCGTACTCTACGCGCCCGTACGCCTATACACCCACCGAGGTAACCCCGTTTGAGCACCAAGTACCCGTACATCGCCACTGTGACCATCAGCGCCGAAGACCGTGGCGGAGATACCGAGGCTTCGGAAAACCCCAAGATGTGCGTGGGCCTGGAAGCGGTGACCGAAACCCTGAAGAAGGTGCATTTCGTCGGTACGCTCGCGGCCCCTGAGAAACCGGCCACGCACATTTGCGTAACCCTGGAGAACGGCCTGACCTATTACGGCCCGATCGTCAACGGCCATGCCGAACTGGAAGGCGGCTGGATCGCCTTCGAGTCCGACATGCTTACCCCGGAAGAACTCGGCCTGTAAGCCTCAGTTCAGTTCTGCCAGGCACTGCTCGAGGATATCCAACCCCTCCTCGAGCACCTCGGCCTCGATAGTCAGCGGTGCCAGCAGGCGAATGATGTGCCGCGCCTTGCCGCTGGGCATCAGCAGCAGGCCCCTGGCTCGGGCGGCCTCCATCACCTTGGCCAGTTGTGCCGGTGCCGGGCTGCCATCGGCATTGGCGAACTCGATCCCTCGCATGGCGCCCACGCCGGTCAGGCGGCCGATGTACGGGCTCAGGCCCGAAGCCTTCCAGCGCTCATAGCGGCTGACGATGGCCTGTTCCTGCCGTTCACCCCAGGTTGCAAGGTTTTCGTCGGTCATCTGCGCCAGGCTGGCCAAGGCCGCCGCACAGGATATCGGGTTGCCCGAATAGGTGCCACCCAGGCCGCCCTTGGGCAGCGCCGCCATCAATTCCTTGCGCCCGACCACTGCACCCAGCGGCATACCGCCAGCGATGCTCTTGGCCAGCAACAGCAGGTCGGACTCGATGCCCAGGCGCGGAAACGCGAAGCGCTGGCCGGTGCGGCCGAAGCCCGACTGGATCTCGTCGATGATGATCAGGATGCCACGCTCGTCGCAGAAGCGGCGCAGGGCCTGGGCGAAGGCCGGGTCCAGGGCAAGGAAGCCGCCTTCACCCTGCACGGGCTCGAAGATGAACGCCGCGACGTCCTCCACCGCCAGCTCGACGCTGAACAGGCGGTCCATGGCCTTGAGCGCTTGCTCGCAGGTAACTCCGGTATCCGCGCTGGGGTAGGGCAGGTGATACACCGGCCCGGGCAGTTCGCCGACCCGCTGCTTGTAGGGGGCGACCTTGCCATTGAGGTTCAGGGTGGCCAGGGTGCGGCCATGGAAGCCGCCGTCGAACGCGATGATGGCGCGTTTGCCGGTGGCGCCACGGGCCACTTTCAGGGCGTTTTCCGCCGCTTCCGCGCCGCTGTTGGTGAGCATGCCGGCCAGTGGGTAGCTGACTGGCACAAACTGGCTCAGTTGCTCCATCAGGGCCAGGTACGGGCCGTGGGGGGCCGCGTTGAAGGCGTAGTGGGTCAGGCGGGTGGCCTGAGCCTGGATGGCCTCGACCACAGCGGGGTTGCAGTGGCCCAGGTTGAGCACGCCGATACCGCCGACGAAGTCGATGTAACGTTTGCCGTCAGTGTCCCAGACTTCGGCATTACGGCCATGGGAAAGTGTGATCGGGTGAACGATGGCAATGGATTGGCTGATACTTTCCTGGTTCATGGGGCACGCGGACCTTGTTCGAGTTTCTTATTATCCAAGCGTGTCGGCGGGTTATTCCGCAAACGAATTATTCGATTGCGATCATTCCATGGATTCGTGATCTAGCCGGTTTTTTGGGTTGGCTGTGCCGGCCTCTTCGCGGGCAAGCCCGCTCCTGCCAGAGGCCGGGGCAGGTCAAATCAATCGCCTTCAGCCACCCGCTCCCGGATCCACTGCACGAAGGCCCTGATCTTGGGCACTTCGGCCGCATGCTCGGCATGCGCGATGAAGTGCCTCCCGTTGCTTGCCACAGGGTGGTCCCAGGCCACCACCAGCTTGCCTTCGCTCAGCTCTTCGGCCACCAGATAGCGGGGAATCAGGGCTATGCCGCAGCCGGAGATGGCCGCGCGGATACACAGGTAGAACGTGTCGAAGCGCGGCCCGTGGTAGCTGTTCTGGCTATGCAACCCAAGCCCCAGGAACCATTCATGCCAGGCCTCCGGCCGCGACACGCATTGCAACAGGCGGTGCTCAGTCAGCGCCTGGGCGCTGTCGAAACGGTGGCTGGCCAGCAGCTGCGGGCTGCACACCGGCACCACTTCTTCGCTGAACAACTCGATGCAGGTCGCCCCGGGCCAGGTGCCCTGGCCGAAGAAAAAGGCGACGTCCGCCTTGGCCTGTACCAGGTCGAATGGCTCCAGCTCGTTGCGCACATCCAGGTGAATGCGTGGGTAGCGGTCACCAAAACCCTTGAGCCGGGGCACCAGCCAGCGGGCGCCGAAGGTCGGCTGGGTGGCGATGCGCAGCACTTCGGTTTCGTCGCCGTAGCTGAGGATGTAGCGGCTGGATATGTCGATCTGGGTGAGGATCTTGTTCACTTCGGTGAGGTACAGCGCGCCGGCCGGGGTCAGGTGCAGGCGCCGGCGAATGCGCTGGAACAGCGAGTGCGAGAGCATGTCCTCAAGCTGCGCGACCTGCTTGCTGACGGCGCTCTGGGTCAGGTGCAGTTCCTGGGCCGCGCGGGTGAAGCTGAGGTGGCGAGCGGCCGCTTCGAAGCACTGAAGGGCGGTGGTCGAAGGCATCAGGCGTTTGGACATGACGGGCGAATACCGAGCAAAAAAGGAAGGAGTTCATTCCATAAAGGAATTATGTGGTTCGAAAAGGTCGTTTGTTGACCCCGGCCTATAGATTAATACTGACCTGGATCAACGATTACAACCGGTCATGCGAAGAGGAGGTCAATACCCGCTTCGGTCCTCTGCAAAACAACAACAACACACATCAGAAATTTATAAGAATTCTGCTCAGACCTTCAGCCGCTTTGCTGCGGCCGACCCATTCGAGGGTTCTTCATGGCTTCGCAAGACAACAAGAAACAGCGCTCACTGCAGCACGGCCTGACTTCCCGTCAGGTTTCCATGATCTCCATTGCCGGCATCATCGGCGCCGGGCTGTTCATCGGGTCCTCCAACGCCATTGCCACCGCCGGCCCGGCCATCCTCATCTCCTACGCCATGACTGGCCTGCTGGTCTTGCTGGTGATGCGCATGCTGGGTGAAATGGCCATCGCAAACCCCAATAGCGGCTCTTTTTCCACCTACGCCTCGGAGGCCATCGGGCCTTGGGCGGGCTTTACCATTGGCTGGTTGTACTGGTGGTTCTGGGTGTTGATCATTCCGGTGGAGGCCATTGCCGGTGCTGACATCCTGCATGCCTACTTCCCTGGCGTGCCGTCCTGGCTGTTCGCTTTCCTGATCATGCTGGTGCTGTCGGGCACCAACCTGGTCAGCGTGAAGAACTTCGGTGCCTTCGAGTACTGGTTCGCGCTGGTCAAGGTGGTCGCGATCATTGGCTTCATCGGGGTCTGCACCTTGGCGGTGTTCGGCTTCTGGCCGCTGGCAGAGGTATCCGGGGTGAGCCGGCTGTGGGACAGCGGTGGTTTCATGCCCAATGGGTTTGGGACGGTGCTTGGGGGCGTGCTGATCACCATCTTCTCGTTCTTCGGTGCCGAAATTGTCACCATCGCGGCTGACGAAACCGCCAACCCGAAAGACAAGATTCGCCGCGCCACCAACCTGGTGGTGTACCGCATCGCCATCTTCTACCTGGCGTCGATCTTCCTGGTGGTGTCGCTGGTGGCCTGGAACGACCCCGGGCTCAAAGCGGTAGGGTCGTTCCAGCGTGTACTGGAAGTGCTGAACGTGCCGGGCGCCAAGTTGCTGGTTGACCTGGTGGTGCTGGTGGCGGTGACAAGTTGCATGAACTCGGGGCTCTACACGGCGTCGCGCATGCTCTATTCGCTGGGCGCGCGTGGTCAGGCGCTGAGCGTGACCAAGCGCATCTCCGGTTCCGGCGTGCCGACCGTGGCAGTGATCTTCTCCACCCTGGCGGGCTTCGCTGGCTGCTTCGTCAACTATGTGTTCCCGGGCAAAGTGTTTGGCTTCCTGCTGTCGACCACCGGCGCCATCGCCTTGCTGGTGTACCTGGTCATCGCCGTGTCGCAACTGCGCATGCGTGCCCGTGCCGAGCGTGAAGGGCGTCCGCTGGAACTGAAGATGTGGCTGTTCCCATGGCTGACCTGGCTGGTGATAGGCACCATCGTCATGGTGCTGGGCTACATGCTGTTCAGCGATGCCTATCGCTACGAAACGCTGATGACTGCCGGGGTGACCGCGTTCATTTTGCTGGTTTCGCTGACCCAGCGGCGTGCGAAGATGGTTGCCCAGACGGCCTGATGTTTCTGCTTTAATGGGGGCGTTGCGCGCCCCCATTCCAACAAGCACAGGAAGCGTATGACTGATCACACACTTTCCCTTCAAGCCCTCGCGGCCCCTGAGGGTACTTGCTATGGCTGCGGCTGTTCCCACCCCAGCGGCCTGCACCTGCAAAGCCACTGGGACGCCGACGGTGTTCACCTGGTGTGCCGTCACTCGCCCGACAGCACCTTCATTGGCTGGCCTGGCCTGGTTTACGGTGGCCTGCTGGCGATGCTGGTTGACTGCCACTCCAACTGGACGGCGATGGCCTACCACTACCGTAACGAAGGCCGAGAACCGGGCAGCCTGCCGCGTATCGACTGCGTTACCGGCACGCTCAACCTGACCTACCTGAAACCTACGCCGATGGGCGTCGAGCTGTTGCTCAAGGCGCGTGTCGAAGGCGAAGTGGGGCGCAAGAGCCGGGTCATCTGCGAAGTCTGGGCAGAGGATGTACTGACTGTGACTGCCGACTCCGTGTTTGTCCGCGTCGATACCGAAAAGCTCAAGCTCAAGGCCCACGGCCAGGCCTGAGCTGCCAACGCTGATGAGTGGTCGGTGATGGTCAGCGGCTGGGAATGTCTCTAGAGTGACAGGTTCATTCCCTTGGCAAGGTTGATCATGACCGAACTCAGTGCTTTCCCCATTACCCGCAAATGGCCCGCCAAACACCCCGAACGCCTGCAGTTGTACTCGTTGCCGACGCCCAACGGGGTGAAGGTGTCGATCATGCTCGAAGAGATTGGCTTGGCTTACGAGGCGCACAAGGTGAGCTTCGACAATGACGACCAATTGAGCCCCGAGTTCATCTCGCTCAGCGCGAACAACAAGATCCCCGCCATCCTCGACCCGAACGGGCCGGGCGGTCAGCCGCTGGCGCTGTTCGAATCGGGGGCGATCTTGCAGTACCTGGCGGAGAAGAGCGGCCAGCTGCTCAGCCAGGACCCCGCCCAGCGCTACCAGACCCTGCAGTGGCTGATGTTCCAGATGGGCGGCATCGGGCCGATGTTCGGCCAGGTCGGGTTCTTCCATTTCTTTGCTGGCAAGGAATATGAAGACAAGCGCCCGCGCGACCGCTATGTCAACGAGTCCAAGCGGCTGCTGGGCGTGCTGGATCGGCATTTGAAAGGTCGGCAGTGGATGGCTGAGGAATACAGCATCGCCGACATCGCCATCTTCCCTTGGGTGCGTAACCTGGTGGAGCGCTACAACGCCCGTGACCTGGTGGGCTTCGACCAGTTCAAGGAAGTGCAGCGCGTGCTGGCGAATTTCCTCGAACGGCCAGCCGTGCAGCGTGGCCTGAAAATCCCGGGCTGATCAACCTGTGTAGGGACAACTGCCTTGTGCAAACGTTGAAAGGCCTGCGCGGTCGCCCGTAGGAGCGGGTTCACCCGCGAAAGGGCCGGGCCTGCTGGCCAATCTCCACCCGCCGTTCACCGTTGCCGCCGCTACCGTATTCGCGGGTAAACCCGCTCCTACAGAAGGCGGCGTACGGGTTCAGAAGATGTGGTTCAGCAGCCAGTACAGGCTGCCAGCCAACAGCATTGCCGCTGGCAGGGTCAGCACCCAGGCCATCAGCAGATTGAACAAAGTGCGTTTCTGAATCCCCGACCCATTGGCCACCATGGCGCCGGCCACCCCCGAACTCAGCACATGCGTGGTCGACACCGGCAGCCCGAACATATCCGCCGCGCCAATGGTGCACATCGCCACCACTTCGGCCGATGCGCCTTGGGCATAGCTGAGGTGGGTCTTGCCGATCTTCTCGCCAACGGTGACTACAATACGTCGCCAGCCAACCATGGTCCCCAGCCCCAGCGCGATGGCTACAGCCACCTTCACCCACAACGGAATATAGCGGGTGGCGTCGTCCAGCTGGGCCTTGAACAACTGCACTTGGCTGCGGGTGTCGGCATCGAATGTCACCAGGTGGTTTTTCTCCATGAGGCGGATGGCTTCACTGGTCAGATACATGTCGTTGCGCACGTTGGCCATGGCTTCAGCCGGTACGCGCTTGAGCGAGCCATAGCCTTTGACCTCTTCGCCGATCATCCCGGTCAGCGCCGCCAACGCCGGTACCAGGTGCGGGCTGGCCTTGGGCTCGGCAATGAACAGGGTCAGTACCTGGCGCGGGTCAGCCGGGGCCGCTTGCGGGTCGCTGCGTACCAGTGCCTGGCGGGTCACCTCGGCGACAGCGGAAAACTGCAGGGCCTGCCCGTTGGGCATGGTCTTGTTCAGCGCATAAGCCATCGGCAGGGTGCCGACCAGAATCAGCATGATCAGGCCCATGCCTTTCTGGCCATCGTTGGAACCGTGGGCAAAAGAGACCCCGGTGCAGGTCAGAATCAGTAGGCTGCGGATCCACCACGGTGGCGGTGTCTGGCCTTCCGGTGCCTGGTACAGCGCCTTGCGTTTGACCAGCGCGCGCAGGGCCAGCAGCAACAGG encodes:
- a CDS encoding PaaI family thioesterase, with the protein product MTDHTLSLQALAAPEGTCYGCGCSHPSGLHLQSHWDADGVHLVCRHSPDSTFIGWPGLVYGGLLAMLVDCHSNWTAMAYHYRNEGREPGSLPRIDCVTGTLNLTYLKPTPMGVELLLKARVEGEVGRKSRVICEVWAEDVLTVTADSVFVRVDTEKLKLKAHGQA
- a CDS encoding 2-aminoadipate transaminase encodes the protein MNQESISQSIAIVHPITLSHGRNAEVWDTDGKRYIDFVGGIGVLNLGHCNPAVVEAIQAQATRLTHYAFNAAPHGPYLALMEQLSQFVPVSYPLAGMLTNSGAEAAENALKVARGATGKRAIIAFDGGFHGRTLATLNLNGKVAPYKQRVGELPGPVYHLPYPSADTGVTCEQALKAMDRLFSVELAVEDVAAFIFEPVQGEGGFLALDPAFAQALRRFCDERGILIIIDEIQSGFGRTGQRFAFPRLGIESDLLLLAKSIAGGMPLGAVVGRKELMAALPKGGLGGTYSGNPISCAAALASLAQMTDENLATWGERQEQAIVSRYERWKASGLSPYIGRLTGVGAMRGIEFANADGSPAPAQLAKVMEAARARGLLLMPSGKARHIIRLLAPLTIEAEVLEEGLDILEQCLAELN
- a CDS encoding inorganic phosphate transporter, which codes for MATPSVASSPLLAKHDARPQLSHKPGRATLTLFFSLLLAGIAYTAWSLKQDVTASGTVITTATPFLLLGLALLIALGFEFVNGFHDTANAVATVIYTHSLPAPVAVVWSGLCNFLGVLFSSGAVAFGIIALLPVELILQVGSSAGFAMVFALLLAAIIWNLGTWWLGLPASSSHTLIGSIIGVGVANALMHGRDGTSGVDWAQASKVGYALLFSPLIGFACAALLLLALRALVKRKALYQAPEGQTPPPWWIRSLLILTCTGVSFAHGSNDGQKGMGLIMLILVGTLPMAYALNKTMPNGQALQFSAVAEVTRQALVRSDPQAAPADPRQVLTLFIAEPKASPHLVPALAALTGMIGEEVKGYGSLKRVPAEAMANVRNDMYLTSEAIRLMEKNHLVTFDADTRSQVQLFKAQLDDATRYIPLWVKVAVAIALGLGTMVGWRRIVVTVGEKIGKTHLSYAQGASAEVVAMCTIGAADMFGLPVSTTHVLSSGVAGAMVANGSGIQKRTLFNLLMAWVLTLPAAMLLAGSLYWLLNHIF
- the fusA gene encoding elongation factor G, which codes for MARTTPIELYRNIGIVAHVDAGKTTTTERILFYTGVNHKMGEVHDGAATMDWMAQEQERGITITSAATTAFWQGSTKQFAHKYRFNIIDTPGHVDFTIEVERSLRVLDGAVVVFSGADGVEPQSETVWRQANKYHVPRLAYINKMDRQGADFLRVVKQIDQRLGHHPVPIQLAIGSEENFMGQIDLVKMKAIYWNDADQGTSYREEEIPAELKALADEWRAHMIEAAAEANDELTMKFLDGEELSIEEIKAGLRQRTIANEIVPTILGSSFKNKGVPLMLDAVIDYLPAPSEIPAIRGTDPDDEEKHLERHADDKEPFSALAFKIATDPFVGTLTFARVYSGVLSSGNAVLNSVKGKKERIGRMVQMHANQRAEIKDVCAGDIAALIGMKDVTTGDTLCDMDKPIILERMDFPDPVISVAVEPKTKADQEKMGIALGKLAQEDPSFRVRTDEETGQTIISGMGELHLDIIVDRMRREFNVEANIGKPQVAYREKIRNTCEIEGRFVRQSGGRGQYGHCWIRFAPGDEGKEGLEFINEIVGGVVPREYIPAIQKGIEEQMKNGVLAGYPLINLKAAVFDGSYHDVDSNEMAYKIAASMATKQLSQKGGAVLLEPVMKVEVVTPEEYQGDILGDLSRRRGMIQDGDETPAGKVIRAEVPLGEMFGYATSMRSMTQGRASFSMEFTRYAEAPASIADGIVKKSRGE
- a CDS encoding glutathione S-transferase N-terminal domain-containing protein, with the protein product MTELSAFPITRKWPAKHPERLQLYSLPTPNGVKVSIMLEEIGLAYEAHKVSFDNDDQLSPEFISLSANNKIPAILDPNGPGGQPLALFESGAILQYLAEKSGQLLSQDPAQRYQTLQWLMFQMGGIGPMFGQVGFFHFFAGKEYEDKRPRDRYVNESKRLLGVLDRHLKGRQWMAEEYSIADIAIFPWVRNLVERYNARDLVGFDQFKEVQRVLANFLERPAVQRGLKIPG
- the gcvA gene encoding transcriptional regulator GcvA — protein: MSKRLMPSTTALQCFEAAARHLSFTRAAQELHLTQSAVSKQVAQLEDMLSHSLFQRIRRRLHLTPAGALYLTEVNKILTQIDISSRYILSYGDETEVLRIATQPTFGARWLVPRLKGFGDRYPRIHLDVRNELEPFDLVQAKADVAFFFGQGTWPGATCIELFSEEVVPVCSPQLLASHRFDSAQALTEHRLLQCVSRPEAWHEWFLGLGLHSQNSYHGPRFDTFYLCIRAAISGCGIALIPRYLVAEELSEGKLVVAWDHPVASNGRHFIAHAEHAAEVPKIRAFVQWIRERVAEGD
- a CDS encoding amino acid permease is translated as MASQDNKKQRSLQHGLTSRQVSMISIAGIIGAGLFIGSSNAIATAGPAILISYAMTGLLVLLVMRMLGEMAIANPNSGSFSTYASEAIGPWAGFTIGWLYWWFWVLIIPVEAIAGADILHAYFPGVPSWLFAFLIMLVLSGTNLVSVKNFGAFEYWFALVKVVAIIGFIGVCTLAVFGFWPLAEVSGVSRLWDSGGFMPNGFGTVLGGVLITIFSFFGAEIVTIAADETANPKDKIRRATNLVVYRIAIFYLASIFLVVSLVAWNDPGLKAVGSFQRVLEVLNVPGAKLLVDLVVLVAVTSCMNSGLYTASRMLYSLGARGQALSVTKRISGSGVPTVAVIFSTLAGFAGCFVNYVFPGKVFGFLLSTTGAIALLVYLVIAVSQLRMRARAEREGRPLELKMWLFPWLTWLVIGTIVMVLGYMLFSDAYRYETLMTAGVTAFILLVSLTQRRAKMVAQTA